The nucleotide window CTCGATCTACATCGACACTCCGGAGGGGCCGCTCCGCCACCACAGCGGGTTCGTTTCTGCGAGTGAGACACTGGCCCATCCCCGCTATCGCCTCGTCGGCGCCGTGGATGCTGACGGAGACGCGAGCCTGGCCATTTACGCCGGCGACGAAGAACCGGTAGAGGTCGTCCAGGACAACCTCCGGAAGGACTCGAAGAGGCCCTCATGTGGCCCTCTGAAACTGGACTTCCGAGTCTGGGACCTTGAGTCGTCGGCCATCAAGCCGCTCCTGGCACTCGACACCAGCGCGAGGAACACCAACGACGTACGGGAACTCATCCGGAACAACAGCGGTGTGGCCCTGTACCGGGACGGGTTCCGTGTGCAGCCGTTCGGGGAACCCGGGTTCGACTGGCTTGGTTTCGACCAGCGACGCATCAACAACCCGACGCTGCGTCTCTCCAACCGGCAAGTGGCGGGATTCGTCTACATCTCGGCCGATGACAACCCCGGCCTCATGGACCGCTCGCACCGCGAAGGACTGATCGACTCCCCGGAGTACGAGGAACTGAAGGCAGTCATACTCCAGGCGATTGCCAGGTTGGAGACGCAACGCTACCGGCTGCGTCGGGAACCCACTGCTCCGACGGACGCCCCGCTCCTTGCCGGGCCGTCCGAAGGCAGGGGCCACGGGCTCTTCCAGAACTTCAACCTGGACCCGCTGCGACAGGTGGCTGCCGAGCGGCACCCAGACGACATCATCCTCAGCCGCGCCATCGAAGAGGCCACGGAGACGATCAACGAAGGCGTACGCAAGGTACAGGAGGTCATCGCCCAGTTTTCCCGCCTCGCGACGCTGGGAACCCTGGTCGATGTTGTCCTCCATGACGGACGTACCGCCCTTTCCCGCATCGGCGTGGGCCTTCGCCGCCTCGGCAAGATCACCACGAAGGTCGAGACACACGACGTGGAGTTGTCAGCTGCGCTGGGCAAGCTTCGCACGGACTTCACCGCACAGGAGAGGGCTCTCGACCGGCTCTTCGCTCGCATCGAGCCACTCAGTGGACGGAAACGTGGACGGCCCCGCCGGCTCTCTCTGCACCAGAGCATTTCCGAAGCCGTTGACGTACTGGAGTCGGAGATCACCAAGCACGGTGTAGACGTGAAGATCGGCGGGGAGGACGTGATCGTCACTGCCGAGCCAGGTGACATCAGGACTCTCGTGGTCAACCTCGTGAGCAACGCCGTGTACTGGCTCTCCACCATGCCCAAGGGCACCCCACGCGAGATCCTGATCGAAACGGAGCGCAACCATGAGGGCGAACTGGACGTGGTTGACATCACGGTCAGTGACAACGGCCCTGGGGTGCGCGAGGAGATCAAGGATCTGATCTTCGAGACCTACTTCAGCGACAAGCCTGATGGCGTCGGCCTCGGCCTCAGCATCGCAGGCAGCGTCGTGAAGGACTTCTACGACGGCGACCTGGGGCTGGTGAGCCCCGGCACCCTCTCGGGTGCGAGTTTCCGGGCACGACTGCGAAGGAGAGTTGGGTGACGTCGACCGACGTTGCGTATCGGGTGCTCATAGTCGATGACGACGCCCAGATGATCGCGGACCTTCGCGAAGTGCTGTCCGAGGAGCTCACAGACCTCGGGGAGATCCACTTCGAGTCCGAGCAGGACTTCTCCACAGCCGAGCAGCGGTTGATCGACGAGGACTTCGACCTGGTCATCCTCGACGTCCGCGACGCCGCCGATGGCAGGCCCTCCGCCGCCATAGAAGGACGGGGACACGAACTGTACGACGCCATCGCCGGCGCGCGGTGGCTGCCCGTGGTCTTCTTCACAGCTGTCCCTCAACAGGTGCGTGACCTGGAGAAGCCCCCACTCATTCGTGTGGTGACCAAGAACGCCTGGGACGAGGTCGCTCCCGCAGTCCGGGACGGGTTGCTCTCGGGAGTGTCGGAGTTGAGACGCCGTATCTCCGGTCTCGTCGAACGCAAGGTCCGCGTTTTCCTGCGTGACGTCGTGGCCCCGCACTGGCACGAGATGGCGGGCGCTGATCCCCACGAGATCACCCCGATCATCGTCAACCGCCTCGCGGCCGAGCTCCGGGAGAACGGCCCCAGCGAACTGGGTTACGCCGGGGACGGCGAGGCGGTCGCCACTGCTGGTCAACCCTCCGCTGCGCGGGTCTACTTGAAGCCGTTCGTGACCCATCACCTCACCGCCACGGACCTCGTGGTCAGCCCCGAGGGCGATTGGTGGATCGTCCTCACCCCTGCTTGCGACCTGTATGAGGACCACCCGGACGCCAACGTGGCGAGACCTCGTAAGGCCAAGGCACAGTACGTTCGCCTGGCCAAGGCTGACCGCATCTTCACCGAGGACGGCGAGGAGTCGGAGTCGCCAGCGATCGCCACATGGCTGGCCAGCTCGAAGAGCAACAGCCACAAGGACCAGGCCAAACAGGTCTTCGGGGACAAGCAGAACCGGTACCGCGCTCTTCCTGGCTACCTCGACATCCCCGACCTCCTGGTCGACTTCGAGAACGTGGTATCGGTCCCGCTCGCCGAGGCACGAACCTGGCGACGTGTCGCAACCCTCGACAGCCCGTTCTCGGAGGCGATGCTCATCGCCTACAGCCGCTCGGTGGGGCGTATCGGAACCCCGGACCTCAGCTTCGAGGACGTGAAAGTGCGGTTGGAACTCGAGAAGCCGAAGGCCAGGCACGTGCCGACGCAGGCTTCAACGCCATCAGCGAACGGCGAGATTGTGAAGGACTGAGCTTCCAGGCATTCGGACAGCGTGCGCGATCATCAGCGGAGGGCACGCCGGGCGCGGAAGCCTTGGCCCTCGTTGTGGTCGACACAGGGATGCCTTGGCATAGACCTACACGCCGCCGGTGGGCGCCACGCCCGGGGAGCCATCTGGGAGCCGACCCGCTCCCCGAACCCCTTCCAGGCCCCGCGACACCAACCGAGCCCACCCATCTGACCTGCGGAAACGCCATCGAGGCTGGCAGTCTCCCCAACCGAACCTCATTCGGGACGAAGAGGCCGTGGGTTCAAATCCCGCCACCCCGACTGGTGAAACACCGAGCTCAGGGGCTCGACCCACGAGAGTGGGTCGAGCCCCTGAGTCGTTTTTTGGTGGCCCTCACCGGACGGCTCCCCGTCTTCTCCGTTCCAGCGCATCGGCGACCGCTCGGTATCAGGAGGCGGACGATGATGGCCGCCGGGGCGATCGAGGGCGTTTGGTCCGGGAGCGGTCCTGTTGCTCAGCGTAGGCATGGGAGTGGCGACCGCGGAGTCGTGGACACCGGACCTTGCTTCCGGTCCGGTTCGACTTCCCACGCAAGGCCCTCCGACCGTGCCCACTTCACAGCAGATTGCGGATGCGGCCCAGCGCACTCGGGGGCGCATGGTGGAGCGCATAATGCATCAAGACAGGCCTTGCGCAAGTAAATCAGTGGCTATTGCTGTGACCGTGTTGGTTCGCCGGGTTGGTGGTCGTGGCGGTTGGATGTGGGGTGACGTCCGATCCGATCGCTGGAGGCGCGGTGGCCGAGCCTGTCCGTGTGCGCAGACTGACCGACCAGGAGGGGCAGAGGCTGCAGCAGATCGTGCGCCGGGGCAGTACCAGCACGGTGCGTTACCGGCGGGCGATGATGCTGCTGGCGTCGGCCGGCGGGAACCGGGTGCCGGTGATCGCCCAACTGGTGCAGGCCGACGAGGACACCGTCCGGGACGTGATCCACCGGTTCAACGAGATCGGCCTGGCCTGTCTGGACCCTCAGTGGGCGGGAGGCCGTCCCCGCCAACTCAACCCTGAAGACGAGGATTTCGTCATTGCGACGGCCACCACCCGCCCGGTCAAGCTCGGCCAGCCCTTCACCCGCTGGTCGCTGCGCAAGCTCGTCGCCTACCTGCGCAAAGTGCACGGCCGGGTGATCCGCATTGGCCGCGAGGCGTTACGGTGCCTGCTCGCCCGGCGCGGCGTCACCTTCCAGCGCACCAAGACCTGGAAGGAGTCCCCGGACCCCGAGCGCGACACCAAGCTCGACCGCATCGAGGAGGTCCTGGACCGCTTCCCGGACCGGGTCTTCGCCTTCGACGAGTTCGGGCCGCTCGGGATCCGGCCCACCGCGGGCTCGGGCTGGGCCGCACAAGGACATCCCGACCGGCTGCCGGCCACCTACCACCGCACCCACGGAGTCCGGTATTTCCACGGCTGCTACTCGGTCGGTGACGACAGCTTGTGGGGCGTCAACCGCCGCAGGAAAGGCGCCGGGAACACGCTGGCCGCACTGAAGTCGATCCGCGCCGCCCGTCCGGACGGCGCCCCGATCTACGTGATCATGGACAATCTGTCCGCCCACAAGGGCGCCGACATCCGACGCTGGGCGAAGAAGCACAAGGTCGAGGTGTGCTTCACACCGACCTACGCCTCGTGGGCGAACCCGATCGAGGCCCACTTCGGGCCACTGCGGCAGTTCACCATCGCCAACTCGAACTACCCCAACCACACCGTGCAGACCCGGGCCCTGCACGCCTACCTACGGTGGCGCAACGCCAACGCCCGCCACCGCGACGTCCTGGCCGCCGAACGCAAGGAACGCGCCCGGATCCGCAGCGAGAAAGGCATCCGCTGGGGAGGACGCCCCCTCACCACCGCGGCCTGACCAACCCGGCGAACCAACGCGGTCACAGCACTATACGGTCCACGATCATGTGGAAGAAGGTCCTGCCCTACTGGGGTCTGATCGCGTTAGTCCTAGCAGTAACCGGCTGGTTGACCTCTAACTTCGGACCCAGCGGGATTGCGACCCTCTCCGCCCTCAGCCTGCTGTGGTTCCTCTTCCAGGCACCCAACCCCTGCGGTGCTCCGATTCGTGCGGCGGGCAAGTCCTGCCGCAACAACGCCAGAGGTGTTCTGCGCGGCTGCCACCTGCAGCAACATAAGTGGCAGCGTATGCGGACTTTCTTCGTCCACCCGCGGCTTCGAAGTTGCGCGGCGCAGCTTTTCGCCAATCCCGTGACGGGCCTGGCCAGCCTCGGAGGCATCGTCACACTGATCTCCACAGTGATCAACATCAGCCTCGCCCTGTCAGGAAAAGGGAGCTCGTGAACCCAGCCTCCTCGGCACAGGAACCCTTCTTCGCAGGTTCGGAGCGTGGTTCGGCGGGAGCCACCGGCCGTCTTCCGGCGCCTGTCGATCGTTCCTCGTCCGCACTGCCCATCGCCACGTCACGCAGTCTTCGGAGCTCTTCCATGCCTTACACCGCAGAGATCAGTCGCGCCAACCCCACGGCGATCGTCTTCCTGGTCGACCGATCGACCTCCATGAGCGACCCGATCGGTGACGGAAGCACTACCCAACGCAAGGCTGACGTCGTCGCTGACGCCATCAACCGGCTGCTCACCGAGTTGGCCGTGAAGTGCGCCAAGGAAGAGGGAGTGCGGGACTACTTCCATGTGGCCGTGATCGGGTACGGCTCCACGGTCGGCTCTGCCTTCGTCGGTGAACTCGCGGGCCGCGACCTCGTGCCGCTCAGCCACGTCGCCGACTTCCCGGCCCGGATGGAGGAGCGGATCAAGAAGGTGCCGGACGGTGCCGGGGGACTCGCCGAAACCACGGTCAAGTTTCCGGTCTGGATGGATCCGGTGGCTCATGGCGGCACCCCCATGAACCGTGCCCTGCGCTACGCAGCGCAGCTGGTACGGGAGTGGGTGCAGCGCTACCCGGGTTGCTTCCCCCCCATCGTGCTCAACCTGACGGACGGCGAAGCCAACGACGGCGACCCCATCGAGGGAGCTGCCGAGATCACCTCTCACGCCACCGCTGATGGTGCTGTCCTCCTCTTCAACCTGCACGTGTCCGACTCCGGAGGCGAGCCGACTGCCTTCCCCGACTCCGAGGCAGGGCTGCCGGACGCTTATGCGCGACAGCTCTTCGCCATGTCGAGCACGCTCCCCAGCCACATGCGCTCATACGCGGCATCGCAGGGGCACCCGGTCAGTGAGAACACCCGAGGGTTCGTTTACAACGCCGACATCACCTCGGTCGTGCAGTTCCTCGACATCGGCACTCGTGCCACCGAGTTGCGGTGAGCCACAAGGGTCTCTACGTCACTCGGTTCGTGGTGCCCAAGGCCGGGGTCACCGTGGACGAGTGCGAGGACGCTCTGTGCGTCCTGCCGAACGAGCCGTACGACGCCCTCATAGAGGGGGTGGTCGCGGCAACCGTCTGCGACGGGGCGACCGAGAGCCTGCTGTCCGGCGAGTGGGCGCGGATGCTGGCCGGCGAGGCGTCCCGCTCCGCCGTCCGGCCTGAGGGGCTGTTGGCCTCACCGGCACAATTCCAAGCCTTCGCTGCCGATGTCATGAAGCAATGGGCCGACTGGCTACGGGGGTACACCGACCGGCGAGCGCACCGCGGCCAGCCGTTGCAGTGGTACGAGGAGGCGAAGCTGAGCGCCGGAGCCCACGCTACGCTCCTGTCGGCCGCTTTCACCCCGGACCCGGATCGTGACCTGTGGAGATGGCAGGCCGCGGCACTGGGCGATTCCTGCCTGTTCCACATCCGCGACGGATGCGTTCTCACAGCCCATCCGATCAGCTCCGCGGGTGATTTCGGGAACCGGCCGGAGCTCTTCTCCAGCAACAACCGGGATACCGAACTCCTCGCCACCAGGACACGCTTCCTCCACGGGACCTGTGTCAGCGGTGACATCGTGCTGCTGGCCACCGACGCGTTGGCCGCATGGTTTCTGTCCCAGCCTCGGCCGGGCGAGGCGGCCCACGCGCTGACCCAGTACGCACGAAACCCGGGCCAAGGCGAGCAGTTCGAGGAATGGGTGCAAGCCCAACGGCACAGCGGTGCCTTGCGCAATGACGACGTGGCTCTGATCCACATCGACGCCCAAGGACGGTGACACCCGATGCCCACGACCCCGTCCGGCGGCCCTAGGAGGTTTCCCACTGGATCCGAATACGCGACGGCCTTGCAGAACACCACCCTGTGCTTCCGCCATCCCGACCTGCGCGGTGCCGAGCCGGCACTCACCGGACTGGGTCTCCCCAAGGCGATCTCCGGCAACTTCGCCAGTGTTTTTTCCCTGGCCCTCCCCGGCGGCGGCGACCGCTACGCCGTCAAGTGCTTCACACGATACGTACCGGACCAGAACGAGCGTTACCAGGCGATCAGCAAGCACCTGACCAGCCTTCCGTCAGCCCGTCTGTCACAGCCGTGGAACATGGGGTTCGACTACCTCGCCGACGAGATCCTGGTGAACGGTGAGCGCTATCCGATCCTCAAGATGGAGTGGGTCCAGGGCCAGGGCCTGGCTTCATGGCTCGATCACCATCACCGTGACAGCACACAGGTACGGAAGCTCGCGGACCGCTTCACAGCGCTCATCGACGACCTGCACACCCACGGCATCGCCCACGGAGACCTTCAGCACGGGAACCTTCTCGTGGCACCGGACCTCACCCTCCGTCTCGTGGATTACGACGGCATGTACGTCCCGGCGTTAGCCGGACGGCACGGCACGGAGGACGGGCACCGCAACTATCAGTCACCATTGCGCGGTGGCAGGGACTTCGGCCCGGACATGGACCTGTTCTCCGGCTGGGTCATTCACACCGCGCTCAAGGCCGTGGCAGCAGACCCTCGCCTTTGGGCCGATCTCCACGAGCCCTCCGGTGAGTACCTCCTGCTGTCCGAGGACGACTACAAGGCACCTGCGGCATCGCCTCGATTCGCGAGACTCCTCAACCACCCCGATCCCGACGTCGCGCAGTCGGCTCAGCAACTCGCCGACCTCGTCGACACGCCGATCAGCGCCATCCCCCGCTTGCGGACCCGTGCACAGAGCAGCGGCACCGGCCCGCAGCCGTCGGGTACTGGGCACGCGTCCGGTACACCCGGTACCGGCCTGCCCGATTGGCTGCGTGAACACGTGCTGGTGGCCGAATCTTCCGATGCCGCGCCCTCTCATCCCGAGGGCCCAGGGTTCCGTCATCGGCGCCGGACGCGCGACCTACTGGCCCTACCGGTGTTGCTGGTCTCCCTTGCCGTACCGGTGCTCTTCGCTCTGGGGGTTCTCTCCATCGGCATCATCGCGACCGCCGCGTCGGCCACGGCGGGGCTGGTCTTCTTCGAGAACACGCGCCGTACCCGGCCGGAGCTCCGTGAAGTGCGACAGCAACTCAAGGCGCTCAAAGAACGGAAATGGGCAGCACAGAATCCAGCCGCCGCAGCCGCCCAGCTCGACAAAGAGATCGAATCCTTCGAGGACTCCGAACGCGAACGCGCAGCAGACGCGGACCGTGAGAGCCAGCGGCTCACCCGCCAGCACCAGCAGCGCTTGGCGAAGATCGAAAGCGACAAACAGAAGCTGGAGAGAGACCTGCGTCTCCAGCTGACCCGTCTTGATGACGAACTCACCGCGGACATCGCCAGGCGTTTGGCACTCCACCAACAGCGTTACTTGGAAGGGCAGTTGCAGAACGCGCTCATCGAGGATGCCAAGATCCCAGGTATCGGGCAGGCCCTGAAGAGGGCTCTGGCCTCTGCTGGTATCCGAACTGCAGCGGACTTCCACGGCGTCACGATCGTCAGCGCAGGAGGCAGGTACAGCAATCTCACCGCGTACATCGATCGGACCGGCGGCGGGAGGATCGATGTCAAGGGGATCGGACCGACCAAGGCCAGGGCTCTGGAGCAATGGCGAGAGCAACGGGTCGTCGCAGCCCGGTTCCGTTCCCCCACCAAACTGCCCGCCGATCAGCTCCAGGCGGCCAGAGCCGAATCCCGACAGCGCAAGACCGATCTTCAAGGCCGCCTCCGCGACATCGCCTCCCAGGCTGCGAGTGCGACGCAGAACGCCGAGCAGAACCTGCAGCAAGCCCGGGGCCGCCTCCGTCAGGAGGCCGAGCGGGCTCGCGCCACGGCACGTGCCCGGCGCGAAGCGTTCGCCCGTCGATCGGTGCAGATCCGGCAGGCATCCGATGAGATCCCGGTGCTTGATGCCGCCCTCGCCGCGGGCGTTCAAAGGCGCCGCCAGCTGTCCGCCTTCTCCTACCTGCGCTTCCTCACCACCGGTCGGCCGGGGTCCGGCGCTGCCCACGACGTGCCGTGAAGGGCGGGGCCCGGTCTGCGGACTCCACGGCCGCTCGCGCCCCTACCGACGGACCTCGTACACCACATTCACCGGCGTCTCCGCCACCCTCCGCCAAGCGGTGAGGCCGGATTGGGCGGCGAGGTGGCGGAGGGTGGGTTCGCCGGGGTGGTTGCCGAGGGCTTGGGGGCCTTGTTGGGCGAGGGCGGCGGGGAGGCAGACGGCTACGGAGGTGGCGGTGACGACGCGGCCGACGGGGGTGGCGTTCTCGCGGGGGTCGGCGGAGGCGTTGGGCTCGACGATCAGGCAGGTGCCGTCGTCCGCGAGGGCCTGGGCGACGTGGCGCAGGGCGGCGCCGGGGTCGCCCATGTCGTGCAGGCAGTCGAAGAAGGTGATCAGGTCGTAGCCGGTGCCGGGGAAGTCGTGGGCGCCGGAGACCTGGTGGTCGACACGGTCGGCGAGGCCTTCCGCGGCGGCGATGGAGCGGGCGGCCTCGACCGAGGGGGCGTGGAAGTCGAAGCCGTGGAACCGGGACCTGGGGAAGGCCCGGGCCATCAGCGCCGTGGAGTAGCCGTAACCGCAGCCGATGTCGGCCACCTCGGCGCCCGCCTCCAGCTTGCCGACGACGCCCTCCAGGGCCGGTAGCCAGCGGCTGACCAGGCAGTCGGCGTACCCGGGGCGGAAGAACTTGGCGGTGCCGGAGAAGAGGGCGCCGCTGTGTTCCGCCCAGGCCACGCCGTCGCCGGTGCGGAAGGCTTGCAGCAGGGCGTCCTCGGTGCCGTAGAGCGCTTGGAGCAGGGTGAAGAAGCCGGCCGCGTAGGTGGGCGCGTCGGGGTCGCCGAGCACCGCGGCGTGTTCGTCGGGGAGGCGGTAGGCGTCGTCGGCGGGGTCGTAGGTGACGTACCCGCCGGCCACCTGGGCGGCGAGCCATTCGCGTACGTACCGTTCCACCAGGCCGGTGCGATCGGCGAGGCGGGTGCTGGTCAGCGGGCCGGCGCCGGCCATGGCGCGGTAGAGCCCGAGGCGGTCG belongs to Streptantibioticus cattleyicolor NRRL 8057 = DSM 46488 and includes:
- a CDS encoding IS630 family transposase, whose product is MAEPVRVRRLTDQEGQRLQQIVRRGSTSTVRYRRAMMLLASAGGNRVPVIAQLVQADEDTVRDVIHRFNEIGLACLDPQWAGGRPRQLNPEDEDFVIATATTRPVKLGQPFTRWSLRKLVAYLRKVHGRVIRIGREALRCLLARRGVTFQRTKTWKESPDPERDTKLDRIEEVLDRFPDRVFAFDEFGPLGIRPTAGSGWAAQGHPDRLPATYHRTHGVRYFHGCYSVGDDSLWGVNRRRKGAGNTLAALKSIRAARPDGAPIYVIMDNLSAHKGADIRRWAKKHKVEVCFTPTYASWANPIEAHFGPLRQFTIANSNYPNHTVQTRALHAYLRWRNANARHRDVLAAERKERARIRSEKGIRWGGRPLTTAA
- a CDS encoding class I SAM-dependent methyltransferase codes for the protein MATAADEDRVAEFLERVVTDGGAAVAGLCTSLGDRLGLYRAMAGAGPLTSTRLADRTGLVERYVREWLAAQVAGGYVTYDPADDAYRLPDEHAAVLGDPDAPTYAAGFFTLLQALYGTEDALLQAFRTGDGVAWAEHSGALFSGTAKFFRPGYADCLVSRWLPALEGVVGKLEAGAEVADIGCGYGYSTALMARAFPRSRFHGFDFHAPSVEAARSIAAAEGLADRVDHQVSGAHDFPGTGYDLITFFDCLHDMGDPGAALRHVAQALADDGTCLIVEPNASADPRENATPVGRVVTATSVAVCLPAALAQQGPQALGNHPGEPTLRHLAAQSGLTAWRRVAETPVNVVYEVRR
- a CDS encoding protein kinase domain-containing protein, with the translated sequence MQNTTLCFRHPDLRGAEPALTGLGLPKAISGNFASVFSLALPGGGDRYAVKCFTRYVPDQNERYQAISKHLTSLPSARLSQPWNMGFDYLADEILVNGERYPILKMEWVQGQGLASWLDHHHRDSTQVRKLADRFTALIDDLHTHGIAHGDLQHGNLLVAPDLTLRLVDYDGMYVPALAGRHGTEDGHRNYQSPLRGGRDFGPDMDLFSGWVIHTALKAVAADPRLWADLHEPSGEYLLLSEDDYKAPAASPRFARLLNHPDPDVAQSAQQLADLVDTPISAIPRLRTRAQSSGTGPQPSGTGHASGTPGTGLPDWLREHVLVAESSDAAPSHPEGPGFRHRRRTRDLLALPVLLVSLAVPVLFALGVLSIGIIATAASATAGLVFFENTRRTRPELREVRQQLKALKERKWAAQNPAAAAAQLDKEIESFEDSERERAADADRESQRLTRQHQQRLAKIESDKQKLERDLRLQLTRLDDELTADIARRLALHQQRYLEGQLQNALIEDAKIPGIGQALKRALASAGIRTAADFHGVTIVSAGGRYSNLTAYIDRTGGGRIDVKGIGPTKARALEQWREQRVVAARFRSPTKLPADQLQAARAESRQRKTDLQGRLRDIASQAASATQNAEQNLQQARGRLRQEAERARATARARREAFARRSVQIRQASDEIPVLDAALAAGVQRRRQLSAFSYLRFLTTGRPGSGAAHDVP
- a CDS encoding sensor histidine kinase, with amino-acid sequence MDSENAKAYLRPRARLMSTLGEELISNERVALTELVKNAYDADASLVLIRFNPPLEEGEGSIEVWDNGHGMSPATVRGTWMEIATPHRHRNPRSESGGRRVLGAKGIGRFASARLGHTATITTRRVDEQEVTLRIDWGDFTDGDAYLDEVPVSLSTTTPSVFVDGGTAAQTFSEVLREFQSAPATAVDTAHGTVVRLERLRTAWGTNEIEALKRSLSRLLPPPPPAELSVPDQPEFSIYIDTPEGPLRHHSGFVSASETLAHPRYRLVGAVDADGDASLAIYAGDEEPVEVVQDNLRKDSKRPSCGPLKLDFRVWDLESSAIKPLLALDTSARNTNDVRELIRNNSGVALYRDGFRVQPFGEPGFDWLGFDQRRINNPTLRLSNRQVAGFVYISADDNPGLMDRSHREGLIDSPEYEELKAVILQAIARLETQRYRLRREPTAPTDAPLLAGPSEGRGHGLFQNFNLDPLRQVAAERHPDDIILSRAIEEATETINEGVRKVQEVIAQFSRLATLGTLVDVVLHDGRTALSRIGVGLRRLGKITTKVETHDVELSAALGKLRTDFTAQERALDRLFARIEPLSGRKRGRPRRLSLHQSISEAVDVLESEITKHGVDVKIGGEDVIVTAEPGDIRTLVVNLVSNAVYWLSTMPKGTPREILIETERNHEGELDVVDITVSDNGPGVREEIKDLIFETYFSDKPDGVGLGLSIAGSVVKDFYDGDLGLVSPGTLSGASFRARLRRRVG
- a CDS encoding response regulator, which gives rise to MTSTDVAYRVLIVDDDAQMIADLREVLSEELTDLGEIHFESEQDFSTAEQRLIDEDFDLVILDVRDAADGRPSAAIEGRGHELYDAIAGARWLPVVFFTAVPQQVRDLEKPPLIRVVTKNAWDEVAPAVRDGLLSGVSELRRRISGLVERKVRVFLRDVVAPHWHEMAGADPHEITPIIVNRLAAELRENGPSELGYAGDGEAVATAGQPSAARVYLKPFVTHHLTATDLVVSPEGDWWIVLTPACDLYEDHPDANVARPRKAKAQYVRLAKADRIFTEDGEESESPAIATWLASSKSNSHKDQAKQVFGDKQNRYRALPGYLDIPDLLVDFENVVSVPLAEARTWRRVATLDSPFSEAMLIAYSRSVGRIGTPDLSFEDVKVRLELEKPKARHVPTQASTPSANGEIVKD
- a CDS encoding vWA domain-containing protein, translating into MPYTAEISRANPTAIVFLVDRSTSMSDPIGDGSTTQRKADVVADAINRLLTELAVKCAKEEGVRDYFHVAVIGYGSTVGSAFVGELAGRDLVPLSHVADFPARMEERIKKVPDGAGGLAETTVKFPVWMDPVAHGGTPMNRALRYAAQLVREWVQRYPGCFPPIVLNLTDGEANDGDPIEGAAEITSHATADGAVLLFNLHVSDSGGEPTAFPDSEAGLPDAYARQLFAMSSTLPSHMRSYAASQGHPVSENTRGFVYNADITSVVQFLDIGTRATELR